The Ananas comosus cultivar F153 linkage group 7, ASM154086v1, whole genome shotgun sequence genome has a window encoding:
- the LOC109713230 gene encoding uncharacterized protein LOC109713230, with amino-acid sequence MSDDDNDSPFNLPVIDEISVPDISAETIDTVASHDSSETPITSSELTPVKDHPLSNVIGDPLTGVKTRRQLQCEFACYVSLVEPKNVDEALLDEYWINAMQDELGQFTRNDVWELVPRPEQQHIIGTKWIFKNKKNEDGTIVRNKARLVAQGYSQVEGIDFEETFAPVARLESIRILFAIACHFKITLFQMDVKSAFLNGFLKEEVYVEQPKGFIDSKFPNHVFRLKKALYGLKQAPRAWYERLTKFLLEKGYNRGGADRTLFVKHSKDNFIVAQIYVDDIVFGATKDKDANDFAKLMTSEFEMSMMGELNYFLGLQVKQTKDGIHLCQSKYAKDLVKKFGLDNAKDFDTPMGTSNKGLGLNSEGPSVDEKLYRSMIGSLLYLTASRPDIAFSVGICARYQANPKEIHLKAVKRIIRYVKGTIAYGLWYLMGTSLDLIGYSDADWAGSADDRKSTSGACFSLGHCLVAWHSKKQNCIALSTAEAEYISAGSCSTQLLWMKSLLSDYRIPSTTLTILCDNTSAINISKNPVLHSRTKHIELRYHFLRELVESNLLHLEYISTENQLADILTKPLDQKRFLHLRKAIGIPSRGIFFENKMYSFLLALVFLMAGGGRGGKRQRTSTQQPVEPPVEDVGSEYAPDEESETESIDSEAFSPEVLSTKKKGKEKVVAEKEKGQSKAKGKGTEKLTYSRSKKKTGGIEIREPTADVPRRSTQGGNVDPKRRSMYSSKNCIGERHVGVQNLIERVPGLQALFENGGLYEISDFPEQTRYCLELIREFYMRAGYLEDSDGGPFIFKTSVRGIELTITPETIASVLGMQARTDGIEYLHAGFDAVRDWRLVMNGVCLPNVEPNGICVMSKELKIEFRFLNFVVCYNIMPLANTKVVRWDRMLYMYLVGQPNVVRDRKINLNVPFLVWRRMAKDIKTSSQSERLPYLLIIMRILRMFDVDTRCSSYEHSLGVISETTFIKSAVQLQSQRSPPRRSSQQRSTPPPGPSRPSAEVSEEEMSVSSVYQEQQRLSLEQERISANFDGFLRIRLAWLLSRSASLGK; translated from the exons ATgagtgatgatgataatgattctccattTAACTTGCCTGTGATTGATGAAATTTCTGTGCCTGATATTTCTGCTGAAACTATTGACACTGTTGCATCACATGATTCATCTGAAACCCCTATCACCTCATCTGAACTTACACCTGTGAAAGATCATCCATTGTCAAATGTTATCGGAGACCCTCTTACTGGTGTGAAAACTCGGAGACAGCTTCAGTGTGAATTTGCTTGCTACGTTTCTCTAGTTGAGCCAAAGAATGTTGATGAAGCTCTTCTCGATGAATACTGGATTAATGCTATGCAAGACGAACTTGGTCAATTCACGCGTAATGATGTCTGGGAATTGGTGccacgtcctgagcaacaacacataattGGTACCAAGTGgatttttaagaataagaaaaatgaggatggtaccaTTGTTCGAAATAAAGCAAGACTAGTTGCTCAAGGCTACTCACAAGTTGAGGGAATAGATTTTGAGgaaaccttcgccccggttgctCGTCTTGAATCAATTCGTATTCTGTTTGCGATCgcctgtcattttaaaattactctttttcaaatggatgttaaaagtgcttTTCTAAATGGTTTTCTAAAAGAGGAAGTCTATGTTGAACAACCAAAAGGTTTCATAGATTCAAAATTTCCTAATCATGTTTTTCgtctgaaaaaggcactttatggtcTTAAACAGGCTCCGCGGGCATGGTACGAGCGTTTGACAAaatttcttttggaaaagggctacaaccgagggggagcggatagaactctttttgttAAACACTCGAAAGATAATTTCATcgtggcacaaatttatgttgacGACATCGTCTTTGGAGCAACTAAGGATAAGGATGCCAATGATTTTGCAAAGTTGATGACAAGCGAatttgagatgtcaatgatgggggagcttaactattttcttggacttcaagtcaaacaaactaaagatggaatacacttgtgtcaatccaaatatgcgaaagatttggttaagaaatttggattggacaatgcaaaagattttgacactccaatgggtacaagtaaTAAAGGACTTGGATTGAATTCAGAAGGACCGAGCGTGGATGAGAAACtgtacagaagcatgattgggagTCTgttgtacttgactgcgagtagaccagatattgccttcagtgttggaatttgtgctcgctatcaagctaatcctaaggaaATTCATCTAAAAGCGGTCAAAAGGATTATTCGATACGTTAAAGGTACAATTGCTTATGGTCTCTGGTATCTgatgggaacatctcttgatctgATTGGATACTCAGATGCAGACTGGGCTGGCtctgcagatgatcggaaaagtactagtggcgCGTGTTTCTCCCTTGGACACTGTCTTGTCGCATGGCACAGCAAGAAACAGAACTGTATTGCATTATCCACTGCCGAGGCTGAGTATATTTCTGCTGGTAGTTGCTCTACTCAGTTGTTATGGATGAAGAGCTTACTGAGCGACTATCGGATCCCATCCACCACTCTTACTATTCTTTGTGAtaacacaagtgcaattaatatttctaaaaatcctgTCTTACATTCTCGAACGAAACACATTGAACtcagatatcattttttaagggAACTAGTCGAATCAAATCTTCTTCATCTTGAATATATTTCTACTGAAAATCAGCTTGCTGATATTTTGACAAAACCTTTAGATCAAAAACGCTTTCTACATTTGCGAAAGGCTATTGGTATTCCATCTAGAG GGATCTTTTTCGAAAACAAAATGTATTCCTTTTTGCTTGCTCTTGTGTTCCTCATGGCTGGTGGTGGTCGAGGTGGTAAGCGCCAGCGTACTTCGACTCAACAACCTGTCGAGCCACCAGTTGAGGATGTCGGCAGTGAATATGCTCCTGATGAAGAATCAGAAACTGAGTCGATAGATTCGGAAGCATTCTCTCCAGAAGTGTTGTCGacgaagaagaaagggaaggaaaaggTAGTTGCAGAAAAGGAGAAAGGACAGAGCAAAGCCAAAGGGAAAGGAACGGAAAAATTGACATATTCTCGTAGTAAGAAGAAGACTGGAGGTATTGAAATTCGTGAACCTACAGCTGATGTACCTCGCCGCAGTACTCAGGGAGGCAACGTTGATCCGAAGAGACGTTCAATGTACTCTTCGAAGAATTGTATTGGTGAGCGGCACGTTGGAGTTCAGAACTTAATTGAACGAGTTCCTGGTCTTCAAGCCTTGTTTGAGAACGGAGGTCTCTATGAAATTAGCGATTTTCCCGAACAAACTAGATATTGTTTGGAATTAattcgggagttctatatgaGAGCGGGATATCTGGAGGATTCCGATGGtggaccgttcatttttaagaCCTCTGTGCGTGGCATCGAATTGACAATTACGCCTGAAACTATTGCTTCTGTTCTTGGTATGCAGGCTCGGACTGATGGAATTGAATATTTGCATGCTGGTTTTGATGCGGTTCGAGATTGGCGTCTGGTTATGAATGGTGTATGTTTGCCCAACGTTGAACCAAATGGCATTTGTGTGATGTCGAAGGAATTAAAGATAGAGTTTCGTTTCTTGAATTTTGTGGTCTGCTACAATATAATGCCGTTGGCTAACACGAAGGTGGTGCGTTGGGATCGCatgctttatatgtatttgGTGGGTCAGCCGAATGTGGTTCGTGATAGGAAGATCAATCTTAATGTTCCATTTTTGGTTTGGCGCCGTATGGCTAAAGACATCAAGACTTCTAGTCAGTCAGAGAGGTTGCCTTATCTGTTAATCATAATGCGGATTCTGAGGATGTTTGATGTGGACACGAGATGTTCGTCATATGAACATAGTCTGGGCGTGATTAGTGAAACTACGTTCATTAAATCTGCGGTGCAGCTTCAGTCGCAGCGCTCTCCTCCACGACGTTCGTCTCAACAGCGTTCCACTCCACCTCCTGGTCCTTCTCGTCCTTCGGCAGAGGTGTCTGAGGAAGAAATGTCTGTCTCTTCTGTTTATCAGGAACAACAAAGGTTATCTCTAGAGCAAGAACGGATTTCGGCGAACTTCGACGGATTTCTGAGGATCAGGCTCGCATGGTTGCTGAGCAGGAGCGCCTCACTAGGCAAGTGA